Proteins co-encoded in one Nitrospiria bacterium genomic window:
- a CDS encoding class I fructose-bisphosphate aldolase, producing MTKRVQEILSYYQNESPGTRTNLVRLLNHGTLAGTGKLVILPVDQGFEHGPARSFASNPSGYDPHYHFQLGIDAGCNAYAAPLGFLEAGAAEFAGQIPLILKLNNHDTLLDEKDPISSQTGSVRDALRLGCVAVGYTIYPSSSRILEMYQQLREIAEEAKANGLVVVVWSYPRGSCLSKQGETAIDVVSYAAQIAAQLGAHIIKVKLPSDHIEQPAAKKVYDAEKIPISSPEDRVRHVVQSAFNGRRIVIFSGGAKGGDEPFFNDVRAIRDGGGYGSIIGRNSFQRSKPEALKFLSTVIKIYSGQQP from the coding sequence ATGACAAAAAGGGTTCAAGAGATTTTAAGTTATTATCAAAACGAAAGCCCAGGAACACGAACCAATCTGGTTCGCCTTCTCAACCATGGAACCCTAGCCGGGACTGGCAAATTGGTTATTTTACCCGTGGATCAGGGGTTTGAGCACGGCCCGGCAAGAAGTTTTGCATCTAACCCCAGCGGTTATGATCCTCATTACCATTTTCAACTGGGCATTGACGCAGGTTGCAATGCCTATGCGGCCCCTCTGGGGTTTTTAGAAGCCGGTGCCGCCGAATTCGCGGGACAAATTCCCCTTATTTTAAAACTGAACAATCATGACACCCTCTTGGATGAAAAAGATCCCATTTCTTCTCAAACCGGAAGCGTTCGAGATGCCCTTCGTCTGGGTTGTGTTGCGGTGGGTTATACCATTTATCCCAGCTCTTCCCGTATTTTGGAAATGTACCAGCAATTGAGGGAAATTGCAGAAGAAGCCAAGGCCAACGGTTTGGTCGTTGTGGTGTGGTCTTATCCCAGAGGATCCTGTTTGAGTAAACAAGGGGAAACCGCCATTGACGTCGTCTCCTATGCAGCACAAATCGCCGCCCAATTGGGAGCCCATATCATCAAGGTTAAACTCCCTTCAGACCATATTGAGCAGCCCGCAGCAAAAAAAGTTTACGACGCCGAAAAAATTCCAATCTCCAGCCCGGAAGATCGGGTTCGTCATGTGGTTCAAAGTGCATTTAATGGACGGCGAATCGTTATTTTTTCTGGTGGCGCAAAAGGGGGAGATGAACCCTTCTTCAATGATGTGCGTGCGATTCGGGACGGTGGCGGTTATGGGTCCATTATTGGGCGAAATTCTTTCCAACGCTCTAAACCGGAGGCTCTTAAGTTTCTCAGTACGGTAATCAAGATCTACTCAGGGCAACAACCCTAA